A stretch of the Sulfurimonas sp. HSL-1656 genome encodes the following:
- a CDS encoding YqiA/YcfP family alpha/beta fold hydrolase → MILYIHGFASCGDSTKTRLLKAHFGETKLLSPDVPVEPDAAMAALRRVIEQYDISLLIGSSLGGFYATALSSEYGLDAVLINPSVHPYQTLAPYVGTNTFWCSGEPFEWKSEYLLQLARIAETMRLPDARLLVLLQTGDELLDYKVAEAVYEGYEVVVETGGNHRFENLGAYLERIETFYRDA, encoded by the coding sequence ATGATCCTCTATATCCACGGTTTCGCCAGCTGCGGCGATTCGACGAAAACCCGCCTGCTCAAGGCGCATTTCGGCGAAACTAAGCTGCTTTCCCCCGATGTCCCGGTCGAACCGGACGCCGCCATGGCGGCACTGCGCCGTGTGATCGAGCAGTATGATATTTCCCTCTTGATCGGTTCGTCGCTGGGCGGCTTCTATGCGACGGCGCTAAGCAGCGAGTATGGGCTCGATGCCGTACTGATCAACCCCTCCGTGCATCCCTACCAAACCCTGGCGCCGTATGTGGGCACCAATACGTTCTGGTGCAGCGGGGAACCTTTTGAATGGAAAAGCGAGTACCTGCTGCAGTTGGCACGCATTGCCGAGACGATGCGGCTGCCGGATGCACGGCTGCTGGTCCTGCTGCAGACGGGGGACGAGCTGCTCGATTACAAAGTGGCCGAGGCCGTCTACGAAGGGTATGAGGTCGTGGTGGAAACGGGCGGAAATCACCGTTTTGAAAATCTGGGGGCGTACCTGGAACGGATCGAAACGTTTTACCGCGATGCCTAG
- a CDS encoding response regulator transcription factor: MKESAMLNIIIADDHEIVRSGLIMLIEQQEGMSVTDNASSFDELIACLARRVYSLLILDLNLGDKNGMESIESVSSRYPELPILVLSAYPEDPYALQAFRAGASGYLNKAVIGAELVRAIQTVAKGRKYISPTLEESMPYGTDLGKQEKAMTATLSKRELEVLSFIARGSSYKEIAAELGVSPKTVSTYRTRILEKLNLSSTTELLRFAFEHDIAAY; the protein is encoded by the coding sequence ATGAAAGAGAGTGCGATGCTGAACATTATCATTGCCGATGACCATGAAATCGTCCGCAGCGGGCTGATCATGCTGATCGAGCAGCAGGAGGGGATGTCCGTGACGGACAACGCCTCCTCTTTCGATGAACTGATAGCCTGTCTTGCGCGCAGGGTATATTCCCTGCTGATCCTCGATCTGAACCTCGGGGACAAGAACGGCATGGAATCGATCGAAAGCGTCAGTTCACGCTACCCCGAACTTCCCATCCTCGTCCTCAGCGCCTACCCCGAGGATCCCTACGCCCTGCAGGCGTTCCGGGCCGGTGCCTCAGGCTACCTCAATAAAGCCGTCATCGGCGCCGAACTCGTGCGGGCCATCCAGACCGTGGCCAAGGGCAGAAAATACATCAGCCCTACCCTCGAAGAGAGCATGCCCTACGGCACCGATCTCGGCAAGCAGGAAAAGGCCATGACCGCCACGCTCTCCAAACGCGAACTGGAGGTGCTCTCCTTTATTGCACGGGGCAGCTCTTACAAGGAGATCGCCGCGGAACTGGGCGTCAGTCCCAAAACCGTCTCCACCTACCGGACCCGTATCCTGGAGAAGCTGAACCTCTCCAGCACGACGGAACTGCTCCGTTTCGCGTTCGAACACGATATCGCCGCCTACTGA
- a CDS encoding histidine phosphatase family protein, which yields MIKTLYLIHHAKSDWEEPGASDFERGLTDRGYRDINTIGSYLLLRGIVPDLILSSSALRAQESADRLAKKVGFDGPLLYLSELYLTPPETILETVMLQEDDADTIFVIGHNPQLTAFANMLTEEHVSKIPSMGVVAMRFEIDDWQGLETQKGDIDFFIFPKQFKYYLPNQIRAVLDRNG from the coding sequence ATCATCAAAACGCTATATCTGATTCATCATGCGAAATCCGACTGGGAAGAGCCGGGCGCGAGCGATTTTGAGCGCGGATTGACCGACAGGGGATACCGGGATATCAATACCATCGGTTCGTACCTGCTTCTGCGCGGGATCGTGCCCGATCTCATCCTCTCCAGCAGTGCGCTGCGTGCGCAGGAGAGTGCGGACAGGCTGGCCAAAAAAGTCGGATTTGACGGGCCGCTGCTCTACCTGAGCGAGCTTTACCTGACGCCGCCGGAGACGATACTCGAAACCGTCATGCTGCAGGAGGATGACGCCGACACGATTTTTGTCATCGGCCACAACCCCCAGCTGACCGCCTTTGCGAATATGCTGACAGAAGAGCACGTCTCAAAGATCCCGTCGATGGGGGTCGTGGCGATGCGGTTTGAGATCGACGACTGGCAGGGGCTGGAAACGCAAAAGGGCGACATCGACTTTTTCATCTTTCCGAAGCAGTTCAAGTACTATCTGCCGAACCAGATCCGGGCCGTGCTCGACCGGAACGGGTAA
- a CDS encoding PAS domain-containing protein: MERPTPTDAEHEVTDVDMIVSKADAEGNITYTNPIFMKISGYSQGDLLDQPHAILRHPDMPKVIFKYLWENIKAGKDVYAFVKNLCKDGGYYLVLAQVRMAKNPDGSFRNYVSTRRRMTQKARDVILPLYAKLLEIEKSEGVEASEKALMDFLAENGQSADTFNDFMQSLNK; the protein is encoded by the coding sequence ATGGAAAGACCGACACCGACCGATGCGGAACATGAAGTAACCGACGTGGATATGATCGTATCCAAAGCGGATGCCGAAGGGAACATCACCTATACCAACCCGATTTTTATGAAGATCTCCGGTTATTCGCAGGGCGACCTGCTGGATCAGCCGCATGCGATCCTGCGCCATCCCGATATGCCGAAAGTGATCTTCAAGTACCTCTGGGAGAACATCAAAGCGGGCAAAGACGTCTATGCATTTGTCAAAAACCTCTGTAAAGACGGGGGATATTACCTCGTGCTTGCCCAGGTCCGAATGGCCAAGAACCCGGACGGCTCTTTCAGAAACTACGTTTCGACGCGCCGCCGTATGACGCAGAAGGCCCGGGATGTCATCCTCCCGCTCTATGCGAAGCTGCTTGAGATTGAAAAGAGCGAGGGGGTGGAAGCTTCCGAAAAAGCGCTGATGGATTTTCTGGCCGAAAACGGCCAGAGTGCTGACACATTCAACGACTTCATGCAGTCGCTGAACAAATAA